One Chlorobaculum limnaeum genomic window carries:
- a CDS encoding ISL3 family transposase — translation MPSLITHYQQLLGLPETWKVSDVRLSTSGPRIEIHLEYIGPKVECPECGKAGRIYDLAPEQRWRHLDTMEYETHLIARVPRCECKEHRIKTIQVPWATRYSRYTLKFEALAVELLQECSSIQSASRLLRLNWHATNEIMNRAVKRGLSRRNKEAIAHLGLDEKSFRAGHQYVTILNDLKGGRVLEVVQSRTTDGAEALLLSFEASQRQGVKSISMDMWKPFAIAAKKHLPQADIVHDRFHISKYLNEAVDTVRRQESRQLHHAGDRTLIGSKFTWLRNPENMTESQRTSFDQLMACELKTGKAWSMKNMFREFWRLGCRESASFFFDYWSERVDQLALKPMIKVKELLKRHLDNILNYFEHEMTNAVSEGLNSKIQLYKASARGFHSFHSYRIRILFYCGKLNMAITG, via the coding sequence ATGCCGAGCCTCATTACCCATTACCAGCAGTTATTAGGATTACCAGAAACATGGAAGGTGTCTGATGTCCGGCTGTCGACGTCCGGCCCCCGGATAGAAATCCATCTGGAGTATATCGGACCCAAAGTCGAATGCCCTGAATGCGGCAAGGCCGGACGAATTTATGACCTGGCGCCAGAACAACGGTGGCGGCATCTGGATACCATGGAGTACGAGACGCATCTGATAGCCAGGGTGCCTCGGTGTGAGTGCAAAGAGCACAGGATCAAGACAATTCAAGTTCCGTGGGCAACGCGCTATTCGCGCTACACCCTGAAGTTTGAAGCGCTTGCTGTCGAGTTGCTTCAGGAGTGTTCAAGCATTCAGTCGGCATCGAGGCTCTTGCGATTGAACTGGCATGCAACCAACGAGATCATGAACCGTGCAGTTAAGCGAGGCCTGAGCCGCCGGAATAAGGAGGCGATTGCTCATCTTGGTCTTGATGAAAAGAGCTTCCGGGCAGGCCATCAGTATGTGACGATCCTGAACGACCTGAAAGGTGGCCGGGTACTTGAGGTGGTCCAGAGCCGAACGACCGATGGAGCAGAAGCGCTACTCCTCAGCTTTGAAGCATCGCAACGCCAGGGTGTGAAATCGATCTCGATGGATATGTGGAAACCCTTCGCGATTGCTGCCAAAAAGCATCTGCCGCAGGCCGATATTGTGCATGACCGTTTCCATATCAGCAAATATCTGAACGAGGCGGTCGACACGGTTCGTCGCCAAGAGTCCCGTCAACTTCATCATGCAGGGGACAGGACTCTGATTGGCTCGAAATTCACCTGGCTGCGCAATCCGGAGAACATGACGGAAAGCCAGCGGACAAGCTTTGATCAATTGATGGCCTGTGAGCTGAAAACCGGAAAAGCCTGGTCGATGAAGAACATGTTTCGGGAGTTCTGGCGGCTGGGTTGTCGAGAGAGTGCAAGCTTCTTTTTCGATTACTGGTCTGAACGCGTTGACCAGTTAGCGTTGAAACCCATGATCAAGGTCAAAGAGCTGCTGAAGCGGCATCTCGACAACATCCTGAACTATTTCGAGCACGAAATGACCAACGCAGTTTCCGAAGGTCTGAACAGCAAGATCCAGTTGTACAAAGCATCGGCCCGTGGGTTCCACAGCTTTCACAGCTACCGCATAAGGATTTTGTTTTACTGTGGAAAGCTCAACATGGCTATTACCGGTTGA
- a CDS encoding response regulator: protein MNALQDSAGTIPYAPDKYTTVLIVDADPDSRSHTAASVEQLGYTALTADSDEACIELFGTCMIELLLLDINEPKKTGLKVLSWLREHGISVPVIIITSSSDIEQAIFSMNLGAYAYLLRPVSINRLGVINPANKTRKYIILRVWKKSILEKSLTGSALYCATR from the coding sequence ATGAATGCCCTCCAGGACAGCGCAGGAACCATACCGTACGCTCCCGACAAGTACACGACGGTACTGATTGTCGATGCCGATCCCGACTCCCGAAGCCATACTGCCGCCAGCGTAGAACAACTCGGCTATACGGCACTGACGGCCGATAGCGACGAGGCGTGCATCGAACTGTTCGGCACCTGCATGATCGAGCTGCTGCTGCTCGACATCAACGAACCAAAGAAGACCGGCCTCAAGGTGCTCTCCTGGCTTCGCGAGCACGGCATATCGGTTCCGGTCATTATCATAACCAGTTCGAGCGACATCGAGCAGGCCATTTTCTCGATGAACCTGGGTGCTTACGCATACCTGCTCAGACCGGTCAGCATCAACCGGCTCGGTGTTATTAATCCAGCCAATAAAACTCGCAAATATATTATATTGCGGGTATGGAAAAAATCGATATTAGAAAAGTCTCTGACCGGGAGCGCGCTTTATTGCGCAACCAGGTGA
- a CDS encoding IS630 family transposase → MEKIDIRKVSDRERALLRNQVIRLRKQGKGNNEVAELLGLSPETTSRWWQRYQREGQSMLAEPKRGRKHGEQRSLNPEQEKKIQKMIVDHYPEQLKLPFALWDRQAIQLLILQQFGINMPIRTVGHYLSRWGYTPQRPIRKAYEQRPAEVERWMQESYPAIKAKAKTENAEIYWADETGIATNGNLVRGYAPAGKTPELRLNARKEHISMISAINNQGKLRFMLYEDAMNSKRLIEFMKRLVKDAGRKVILILDNLKVHHSKPVKEWLGKHTEKIEVFYLPSYSPELNPDEYLNNDLKHAVHGNYGGVARSKAAIHDKTISHMRHLQKSPCKVEKLFDHPNVRYAKN, encoded by the coding sequence ATGGAAAAAATCGATATTAGAAAAGTCTCTGACCGGGAGCGCGCTTTATTGCGCAACCAGGTGATTCGCTTGCGAAAGCAAGGCAAAGGCAACAATGAAGTTGCCGAACTCTTGGGGTTGTCCCCTGAAACAACGAGTCGTTGGTGGCAACGATACCAGCGAGAAGGCCAGTCCATGCTTGCGGAGCCAAAACGGGGTCGAAAACATGGAGAACAAAGGAGTCTGAATCCTGAACAGGAAAAGAAGATTCAGAAAATGATTGTCGATCATTACCCTGAACAACTGAAACTGCCATTCGCGCTTTGGGATCGTCAGGCAATCCAACTCCTGATTCTTCAGCAGTTTGGCATCAACATGCCGATTCGCACGGTTGGCCACTACCTGTCACGCTGGGGCTATACACCGCAACGTCCGATCAGGAAAGCCTATGAACAGCGTCCAGCCGAAGTCGAGCGCTGGATGCAGGAGTCCTATCCAGCCATCAAAGCGAAGGCAAAGACTGAAAATGCCGAGATTTACTGGGCTGACGAGACCGGCATCGCAACCAATGGCAACCTGGTCAGAGGCTATGCTCCTGCCGGAAAAACGCCTGAGTTACGACTGAATGCGCGCAAGGAGCACATCAGCATGATTTCAGCGATCAACAACCAGGGCAAGCTTCGTTTCATGCTCTATGAAGATGCCATGAACAGCAAACGACTCATCGAGTTCATGAAGCGTCTGGTCAAGGATGCAGGCCGAAAAGTGATCCTCATTCTGGACAATCTGAAAGTGCATCACAGCAAACCGGTCAAAGAGTGGCTGGGAAAGCATACGGAAAAGATCGAGGTGTTTTATTTACCGTCCTACTCACCGGAATTGAATCCAGACGAATATCTGAACAACGATTTGAAACACGCCGTGCATGGCAATTATGGTGGAGTAGCCCGATCAAAAGCGGCAATTCACGACAAGACGATTTCGCATATGAGACATCTTCAGAAAAGTCCTTGCAAAGTCGAAAAACTGTTTGATCATCCCAATGTTCGCTATGCCAAAAATTGA
- a CDS encoding PAS domain-containing sensor histidine kinase: MPKIDTFIGRSNTIRNALTEFELRNKLMLFSAAITQLPMAVVITSDQGIIEYSNPGFTALSGYTEAEAKGQPMSILNSGVQSKVFYRNFWETINAGKIWQGEIVNRKKSGEHYTEYCIVCPITGPDAEIVHFISIKQDITQRKKEQEALAESEQSFQELANLLLQPVFEVDLKGNIVFSNKAGLDLFGYTRYDIEEQEFEAIRLFAPEERPRVLQNMAARIQGITFENHEYTALKKDGTPFPILIYSEPIIRRGIPVGVRGLCLDISERKRNEEKLLELNQTLEERVEERTRELEVTHQQMILQEKLASIGQLAAGLAHEINNPVNFVRINFATLREDVSDLGQLIREYRAVFQEIEHSGLAPEAMERLKALEKKLKVDEVLDELPELFDESRRGFERIGTILSSMRNFSFRHALNQRVPFDLNQGIRDTLIIAQNEYRYYAEVETRLGELPAAPCNPEQINQVFLNIVVNCAHAIASQKRHEKGRIVIETGNGDDNVWCTITDDGPGIPEQIRNRIFEPFFTTKDPGKGTGLGLSISYDIIANKHGGSLTVSCPPEGGSVFTIRLPLKAAEASTSS, from the coding sequence ATGCCAAAAATTGATACCTTTATTGGCCGGAGTAATACCATCCGGAACGCCCTGACCGAGTTCGAGCTTCGCAACAAGCTGATGCTCTTCTCGGCGGCCATCACGCAGCTTCCGATGGCGGTGGTCATCACCAGCGACCAGGGCATTATCGAATACAGCAATCCAGGCTTTACCGCGCTGTCGGGCTACACGGAGGCGGAGGCAAAAGGGCAGCCGATGAGCATTCTGAACTCCGGCGTGCAGTCGAAGGTCTTTTACCGGAATTTCTGGGAGACCATCAACGCCGGAAAAATCTGGCAGGGCGAGATCGTCAACCGGAAGAAAAGCGGCGAACACTATACCGAATACTGCATCGTCTGCCCGATCACCGGCCCGGACGCGGAGATCGTCCATTTCATCAGTATCAAACAGGATATTACCCAGCGCAAAAAGGAGCAGGAGGCGCTGGCCGAAAGCGAGCAGAGCTTTCAGGAGCTGGCCAACCTGCTGTTGCAGCCGGTTTTCGAGGTCGATCTCAAAGGCAACATCGTCTTTTCAAACAAGGCCGGACTCGACCTTTTCGGCTATACCAGATACGATATAGAGGAACAGGAGTTCGAGGCGATCAGGCTCTTCGCTCCTGAAGAGCGCCCGCGGGTGTTGCAGAACATGGCGGCGAGAATCCAGGGGATAACCTTCGAAAATCACGAGTACACCGCGCTGAAAAAAGATGGCACGCCCTTTCCCATTCTCATTTACAGCGAACCGATCATCCGGCGGGGCATTCCTGTTGGCGTTCGCGGCCTCTGCCTCGACATTTCCGAGCGGAAACGCAACGAGGAGAAGCTGCTGGAGCTCAACCAGACGCTCGAAGAGCGGGTGGAGGAGCGCACGAGGGAGCTCGAAGTGACGCACCAGCAGATGATTCTCCAGGAAAAGCTCGCCTCGATCGGCCAGCTTGCCGCCGGTCTGGCGCACGAAATCAATAATCCGGTCAACTTCGTCCGGATCAATTTCGCTACGCTCCGGGAAGATGTCAGCGATCTGGGCCAGCTCATCAGGGAGTACCGGGCCGTTTTTCAGGAGATCGAACACTCCGGCCTGGCCCCCGAAGCGATGGAACGACTCAAGGCTCTGGAGAAAAAACTGAAGGTGGATGAAGTGCTCGACGAGCTGCCGGAGCTGTTCGACGAATCGCGGCGGGGCTTCGAGCGGATCGGCACCATTCTGAGCAGCATGCGCAACTTCTCGTTCCGCCACGCGCTCAACCAGCGCGTGCCGTTCGACCTCAACCAGGGCATCCGCGATACGCTCATCATCGCGCAGAACGAGTACCGCTACTATGCTGAAGTGGAGACCCGCCTCGGCGAGTTGCCGGCAGCACCCTGCAACCCGGAGCAGATCAACCAGGTCTTCCTGAACATCGTCGTCAACTGCGCCCACGCCATCGCCTCGCAAAAGCGGCACGAAAAAGGACGGATCGTCATCGAGACCGGAAACGGAGATGACAATGTTTGGTGCACCATCACCGATGACGGGCCGGGCATCCCGGAACAGATCAGGAACAGAATCTTCGAGCCTTTCTTCACCACCAAGGATCCCGGCAAAGGCACCGGCCTCGGTCTGAGCATCTCATACGACATCATCGCCAACAAGCATGGCGGCAGCCTCACCGTCTCCTGCCCACCGGAAGGAGGATCGGTCTTCACCATCCGGCTGCCGCTGAAAGCCGCCGAAGCATCGACATCATCATGA
- a CDS encoding SpoIIE family protein phosphatase — translation MKQRDELAILFVDDESDILHSLNRFLRREEYRKFFVDNAAEALDLLAGTPVDLVVSDLRMPGMNGLDLIKEVKRLYPGTLRMIVSGSQDIEQIIESVNKGEIFRFIPKPVEPESFKSILNDALDYYCMKLEHEELFDEISLKNGQLTEANTTLEKLASDLKRSEAQFRSMNDAAQDAVFMLDENGLIRYRNTAAEVMFGYRRSEHPAQPVSEIFPEPSTALELNDLVSCDSVLLARSCASLVIQIEGIRMDGSRLPLEISRGCVHLENGPHSVLIARDITTRIEEEKSRKHYETMQKELESQIEKKLLQSQAPITLRHIEISYLMHSSGHLDGDFTELIEYNPLQADLLIGDVMGHGIQSALVSAGMKSLFLKSIAEERNSPEALPPLERIVGRIHERCIHELIDLGMFATLLFLRLDLKYRQAVFVDCGHNPLIHLPSKTGRCRLVKGDNLPMGMIEEEEYRQSEFPIDENDLLVLYSDGITENRSPGGELFGIERFTALLEEHAALPTEAIVEKIEAALMCFCGCTNFADDVTCIVIRISGSTEIPDNG, via the coding sequence ATGAAACAACGTGACGAACTCGCCATCCTTTTCGTCGATGACGAGTCTGACATTCTCCACTCGCTCAACCGCTTCCTGAGAAGGGAGGAGTACCGGAAATTCTTCGTGGACAATGCCGCTGAGGCGCTCGACCTGCTCGCCGGAACCCCGGTCGATCTGGTCGTTTCCGACCTTCGGATGCCGGGCATGAACGGCCTCGATCTGATCAAAGAGGTCAAACGGCTCTACCCCGGCACGCTGCGGATGATCGTCAGCGGCTCCCAGGACATCGAACAGATCATCGAATCGGTCAACAAGGGCGAGATTTTCCGCTTCATTCCCAAGCCTGTCGAACCCGAGTCGTTCAAAAGCATCCTGAACGACGCCCTCGACTACTACTGCATGAAGCTGGAACACGAAGAGCTGTTCGACGAGATTTCTCTCAAAAACGGGCAACTGACCGAGGCCAATACCACTCTCGAAAAGCTTGCCAGCGACCTGAAAAGAAGCGAGGCTCAGTTCCGTTCTATGAACGACGCGGCGCAGGACGCTGTCTTCATGCTCGACGAGAACGGCCTGATCCGCTACCGGAACACCGCGGCGGAGGTGATGTTCGGCTACCGGAGAAGCGAACATCCGGCGCAGCCGGTCTCCGAAATCTTTCCGGAACCGTCAACGGCGCTGGAGCTGAACGATCTGGTCTCCTGCGACTCCGTCCTTCTGGCCAGGAGCTGCGCAAGCCTGGTCATCCAGATCGAGGGCATCAGGATGGATGGCTCCCGCCTGCCTCTCGAAATTTCGAGAGGGTGCGTGCACCTCGAAAACGGCCCGCACAGCGTGCTCATCGCGCGGGACATCACCACGAGAATCGAGGAGGAGAAGAGTCGCAAGCACTACGAAACCATGCAGAAAGAGCTGGAGTCGCAGATTGAGAAAAAACTCTTGCAGAGCCAGGCCCCCATTACGCTCCGGCACATCGAAATCAGCTACCTGATGCACTCCTCCGGCCATCTCGACGGGGACTTCACCGAACTGATCGAGTACAATCCCTTGCAGGCCGACCTGCTCATCGGCGACGTGATGGGCCACGGCATCCAGTCGGCTCTCGTGAGCGCGGGAATGAAGTCGCTCTTCCTGAAGAGCATCGCCGAAGAACGCAACAGCCCGGAAGCGCTCCCGCCGCTGGAGCGAATCGTTGGACGCATTCACGAGCGGTGCATTCACGAGCTGATCGATCTCGGCATGTTCGCGACCCTTCTTTTTCTGCGACTCGACCTGAAATACCGGCAAGCCGTCTTTGTTGATTGCGGCCACAACCCGCTCATCCACCTGCCGTCGAAAACGGGGCGCTGCCGTCTGGTCAAGGGCGACAATCTGCCGATGGGAATGATCGAAGAGGAGGAGTACCGGCAATCGGAGTTCCCGATCGATGAGAACGACCTGCTCGTGCTCTACTCCGACGGGATCACCGAAAACCGTTCGCCCGGTGGCGAGCTTTTCGGCATCGAACGCTTCACCGCGCTTCTCGAAGAGCACGCCGCGCTGCCGACCGAAGCGATTGTCGAAAAAATCGAGGCGGCGCTCATGTGTTTCTGCGGCTGCACCAATTTTGCGGATGACGTCACCTGCATCGTGATCCGGATCAGCGGAAGCACGGAAATACCGGATAACGGCTGA
- a CDS encoding WecB/TagA/CpsF family glycosyltransferase — protein MTDNRSAQEARALEKRLSGRSKGRRGWRRHAAFAVSTALSELIVRLIEIGVALSVTLFAFVPVLLARLAHRLPAGKPVFSKRAVFGRSGKPLTLLSFDGLSGGMATLPWFLELFTGRIALAGTAIRDWHPAAAPEQGYISMVKPGIVSLWNVRQSSRIAHEGREATEWEYIFSKRPAYDFLLILRALPALLFSEKEASPSPLFNLLDLKIDNISMREAISMIRQSIEEQRQSAIFFVNPDCMNKSVTDRGYRKALASADHILPDGIGLVIAGKMLGTPLCENINGTDMLPFLCEMAASQKRSIYLLGGKPGVAEKAGDAIAQNHGVTIAGAMHGYFDHETESAGVIEAINRSNASILLVAFGAPLQEQWIVRHRAALRPAILMGVGGLFDFFSGNIQRAPRWMREIGLEWVYRILQEPGRMWKRYVVGNPLFLYRVMKWKVLGQSSNPENQWNSIQPSGGN, from the coding sequence ATGACCGACAACAGATCGGCGCAAGAGGCCAGAGCGCTGGAAAAGCGGCTTAGCGGACGCTCAAAAGGGCGGCGCGGCTGGCGGCGACACGCGGCGTTCGCCGTGAGCACGGCGCTCTCTGAGCTGATCGTGCGGCTGATCGAGATTGGCGTGGCGCTCTCGGTGACACTCTTCGCCTTCGTTCCGGTGCTGCTCGCGCGGCTCGCGCACCGGCTGCCCGCCGGAAAGCCGGTGTTCTCGAAGCGCGCCGTGTTTGGCCGTTCGGGCAAACCGCTGACGCTTCTGAGCTTCGACGGCCTTTCGGGCGGCATGGCCACGCTGCCGTGGTTCCTGGAGCTGTTCACCGGACGGATCGCCCTTGCGGGCACGGCGATCCGTGACTGGCATCCCGCCGCCGCGCCGGAGCAGGGGTACATCAGCATGGTGAAACCGGGCATCGTTTCGCTCTGGAATGTCCGCCAAAGCAGCCGGATCGCCCACGAGGGACGCGAAGCCACCGAGTGGGAGTACATCTTCAGCAAGCGTCCGGCGTACGACTTCCTGCTGATCCTGCGCGCGCTTCCGGCCCTGCTCTTTTCCGAAAAGGAGGCCTCGCCGTCACCGCTCTTCAATCTGCTCGACCTGAAGATCGACAACATCTCGATGCGCGAGGCGATCTCGATGATCCGGCAGTCGATCGAAGAGCAGCGGCAGTCGGCCATCTTTTTCGTCAATCCGGACTGCATGAACAAGAGCGTCACCGACCGAGGCTACCGCAAGGCGCTCGCCTCGGCGGATCACATCCTGCCGGACGGCATCGGCCTGGTCATCGCGGGCAAGATGCTCGGCACTCCGCTCTGCGAAAACATCAACGGCACCGACATGCTGCCGTTTCTGTGCGAAATGGCGGCAAGCCAGAAGCGCTCGATTTACCTGCTCGGCGGCAAGCCCGGCGTGGCCGAAAAGGCGGGCGACGCCATCGCGCAAAACCACGGCGTCACCATCGCGGGCGCAATGCACGGCTACTTCGACCATGAAACGGAGAGCGCCGGAGTGATCGAAGCCATCAACCGCTCGAACGCCTCGATTCTGCTCGTGGCCTTCGGCGCGCCGCTCCAGGAGCAGTGGATTGTCCGTCACCGCGCGGCACTCCGCCCGGCGATCCTCATGGGCGTGGGCGGCCTGTTCGATTTCTTTTCGGGAAACATCCAGCGAGCGCCGCGCTGGATGCGGGAAATCGGGCTGGAGTGGGTCTACAGAATTTTGCAGGAGCCCGGAAGAATGTGGAAACGCTATGTCGTAGGCAATCCGCTGTTTCTATACCGGGTCATGAAATGGAAAGTGCTTGGCCAAAGCTCGAACCCAGAAAATCAATGGAACTCGATCCAACCGTCCGGCGGGAACTGA
- a CDS encoding sugar transferase, with translation MELDPTVRRELIRKIGGNIRPSLRLRGKMKVAAWENTIRLSYLAKRLLDIVVSTLALVALLPVFIVTALSIVVENPGPVFFVQIRVGRNGRHFRFYKFRSMVVNAEKLKTELAAHNESKDGVIFKMKKDPRITRTGRIIRKFSIDELPQLINVLKGDMSLVGPRPPVPKEVEQYTLEQRKRLHAIPGITGLWQVSGRSDIPFTDQVRLDLQYIQSAGVINDLRLLLRTIPAVLSGKGAY, from the coding sequence ATGGAACTCGATCCAACCGTCCGGCGGGAACTGATCCGGAAAATCGGCGGCAACATCCGGCCATCGCTCCGGCTCCGGGGCAAAATGAAGGTTGCCGCCTGGGAGAACACCATCCGCCTCTCCTACCTTGCCAAGCGCCTGCTCGACATCGTGGTTTCGACGCTCGCGCTCGTCGCGCTGCTGCCGGTTTTCATCGTCACGGCGCTCTCGATCGTGGTGGAAAATCCGGGGCCGGTCTTTTTTGTCCAGATACGAGTCGGCAGGAACGGGCGGCACTTCCGGTTCTACAAGTTCCGCTCGATGGTGGTCAACGCCGAAAAGCTCAAGACCGAACTCGCCGCGCATAACGAGTCGAAGGACGGCGTGATCTTCAAGATGAAAAAAGACCCGCGCATCACCCGCACGGGGCGCATCATCCGCAAATTCAGCATCGACGAGCTGCCGCAGCTCATCAACGTGCTCAAGGGAGACATGAGCCTGGTGGGGCCGCGCCCGCCGGTGCCGAAGGAGGTGGAACAATACACCCTCGAACAGCGCAAACGGCTGCACGCCATTCCGGGCATCACGGGGCTGTGGCAGGTCAGCGGCAGGAGCGACATTCCGTTCACCGATCAGGTGCGGCTCGATTTGCAGTACATCCAGAGCGCCGGCGTCATCAACGACCTGCGCCTTCTCCTGAGAACCATCCCTGCCGTGCTCAGCGGCAAGGGCGCATACTGA
- a CDS encoding STAS domain-containing protein: MKFTLDNIDGQLVGIAELEGRLDARNSKPLQKTFLEWLEKTPFLVFDCSLLDFIDSSGLGAIVGCLRKALEKEGDLRLAGMNEKVGMVFELTQAKRLFSIFSNGNEAALSFAAKPDSGTGR, translated from the coding sequence ATGAAATTCACGCTCGACAACATCGACGGCCAGCTTGTGGGCATCGCGGAGCTGGAGGGACGACTCGACGCCCGCAACAGCAAGCCGCTGCAGAAAACCTTCCTCGAATGGCTGGAAAAAACGCCGTTCCTCGTGTTCGATTGCAGTCTGCTCGATTTCATCGACAGCAGCGGGCTGGGAGCCATCGTGGGCTGCCTGCGCAAGGCGCTCGAAAAGGAGGGCGATCTGAGGCTTGCCGGAATGAACGAAAAGGTGGGCATGGTCTTCGAACTGACGCAGGCGAAGCGGCTCTTTTCGATCTTTTCCAACGGGAACGAGGCAGCTTTATCGTTCGCAGCGAAACCCGATTCAGGAACCGGGAGATGA
- a CDS encoding nucleoside-diphosphate-sugar pyrophosphorylase, whose protein sequence is MKTILAFREEAFAWSHEVFPCVHPLLLPLCNKPFIEYLIDLAILTGSTAVRILCDGGLGPVERYCEDGSRWGIALSYESLHADDTVPILLGKNRRFCGSERIMVVSGFSFIRYDKRLDYKSLAGSRPEGEWVSSPGGSITLSGPPEQPRTDGTNPPLSLMPLDGLATYYRASMEALETGADRYVLPGYGGEPGCSIGRNVVISKSVQIRKPVSIGNNVQLLGDTIIGPSAIIGSNVIIDRESSVESSIVLDNTYIGEHLEVNGRIASGNRLNDPVSGASISMEDPHLLGSIKKSRALSALPRKIAHALAALVMIAVLSIPFLLLAPLLRFGGRWKSARIECLSENPDDTIPLGKVELDTVNAPGAIAAALSLDRYIWLFRVLTGQLALIGSTPLPADANQPNSPANALAYRPGVFSYAEAEEWPATGGDAAIVERFHLTHGSTLADIGLSIKAFINRLQEKSTV, encoded by the coding sequence ATGAAAACCATCCTCGCTTTCAGGGAAGAGGCGTTTGCATGGAGTCACGAGGTTTTTCCCTGCGTGCACCCGCTGCTTTTGCCGCTGTGCAACAAGCCCTTCATCGAATACCTGATCGATCTGGCAATCCTGACCGGCAGCACGGCCGTTCGCATCCTTTGCGACGGCGGGCTTGGCCCGGTGGAGCGCTATTGCGAGGATGGCAGCCGCTGGGGCATCGCGCTCTCCTACGAAAGCCTTCATGCCGATGATACCGTACCGATCCTGCTCGGCAAGAACCGCAGGTTTTGCGGCAGCGAGCGGATCATGGTCGTCAGCGGCTTCTCGTTCATCCGTTACGACAAGCGGCTCGACTACAAAAGCCTGGCCGGTTCGCGGCCCGAAGGCGAATGGGTCTCGAGCCCCGGCGGCAGCATCACGCTCTCCGGCCCGCCGGAACAGCCGCGGACGGACGGAACAAACCCGCCGTTGTCGCTCATGCCGCTCGACGGCCTGGCGACTTACTACCGCGCGTCGATGGAGGCGCTCGAAACCGGCGCCGACCGCTACGTTCTGCCCGGCTACGGCGGTGAGCCGGGGTGCTCCATCGGCAGGAACGTGGTCATCAGCAAATCGGTGCAGATCCGCAAGCCAGTGAGCATCGGCAACAACGTCCAGCTCCTCGGCGACACGATCATCGGACCCTCGGCCATCATCGGCAGCAACGTCATCATCGACCGGGAAAGCTCGGTGGAATCGAGCATCGTGCTCGACAACACCTACATCGGCGAGCACCTCGAAGTCAACGGGCGCATCGCCTCGGGCAACCGGCTCAACGATCCGGTAAGCGGCGCGTCGATCTCGATGGAAGATCCGCACCTTCTCGGCAGCATCAAAAAGAGCCGGGCCCTGAGCGCCCTTCCGCGCAAAATCGCGCACGCCCTCGCCGCGCTCGTCATGATCGCCGTGCTCTCCATTCCGTTCCTTCTCCTCGCGCCGCTGCTCAGGTTTGGCGGACGGTGGAAATCGGCCCGGATCGAATGCCTTTCCGAAAATCCCGACGACACCATCCCGCTCGGCAAGGTCGAGCTGGATACCGTAAACGCGCCAGGAGCGATAGCCGCCGCTCTTTCGCTGGATCGCTATATCTGGCTTTTCCGGGTGCTCACCGGCCAGCTTGCGCTCATCGGCAGCACGCCGCTTCCGGCTGACGCGAACCAGCCGAACTCTCCGGCAAACGCGCTCGCTTACCGGCCCGGCGTCTTCAGCTACGCCGAAGCCGAGGAGTGGCCCGCGACCGGCGGCGACGCGGCCATCGTCGAGCGCTTCCATCTGACGCACGGAAGCACGCTCGCGGACATCGGTCTCTCCATCAAGGCTTTCATCAACCGCCTTCAGGAAAAAAGCACTGTATGA
- a CDS encoding STAS domain-containing protein has product MIITETSNDGIAIVALEGTLDALSAPELRNIRSVTDPEKTVILDLEKVDFIDSSGLGAIVGATRVKLDPARGVVLACLNDRVRKVFEITNAQKLFHIFDDTSAAVDFAATR; this is encoded by the coding sequence ATGATCATCACCGAAACATCGAATGACGGCATCGCCATCGTCGCCCTCGAAGGCACGCTCGATGCCCTCTCTGCTCCGGAACTCCGGAACATCCGCTCGGTCACCGACCCTGAAAAAACGGTTATCCTCGATCTGGAAAAGGTGGATTTCATCGACAGCAGCGGCCTGGGAGCCATTGTCGGCGCGACGAGGGTGAAACTCGATCCGGCCCGCGGCGTCGTGCTCGCCTGTCTGAACGACCGCGTACGCAAAGTCTTCGAGATCACCAACGCACAAAAGCTCTTCCATATTTTCGACGACACTTCGGCCGCCGTCGATTTCGCGGCAACCCGGTAA